A single region of the Lotus japonicus ecotype B-129 chromosome 4, LjGifu_v1.2 genome encodes:
- the LOC130713566 gene encoding serpin-ZX-like: MVDRVFPPIKTDSNRTMELQEKSFRHQADDVALSITKQLFAKHDKNMVFSPLSLLAVLSIIASGSAGRTLDQLLSFLRFDSVDHLTTFFSQVVSAVFSDDSHLSFANGTWVDKSVSLSHSFKQLVATHYKAALASTDFRKGDQVCREVNSWVEKETKGLIKNLLPPGAVDKTTGLIFANALHFKGVWKHKFDVSITREDDFHLLNGTSVKVPYMRSNGNKQIRFISTFGGFKVLRLFYEQGRDDKRQISMYIFLPNEKDGLPALIDKLASQPGFLKHNLLLLDERKVQARRLKIPKFKISFEFEASQVLKELGVVLPFSQRAGFTKMVEVNSPSVGSIFHKASIEVNEEETVAVAATAARMVLGGAGLCPHIDFVADHPFLFLVREDITGTILFVGQVLNPLDGAGTPVKEDLGKRKRFQGNAKKLKKMSSDFESKKTGKEKDEDESAGHEDDKPVVPPKRKRSSKVKGEEEDDLFLRKPGNDWRKLCLARFFS, from the exons ATGGTTGACAGGGTTTTTCCTCCCATAAAGACTGACTCGAACAGAACAATGGAGCTCCAAGAAAAATCATTCAGGCACCAAGCAGATGATGTTGCTCTCAGCATCACCAAACAATTATTCGCAAAACATGACAAGAACATGGTCTTTTCACCCTTGTCTCTACTTGCTGTTCTTAGCATCATAGCCTCTGGTTCAGCAGGTCGCACACTCGACCAACTTCTTTCCTTCCTCCGATTTGACTCCGTCGACCATCTCACAACCTTCTTCTCTCAGGTCGTCTCCGCTGTCTTCTCCGACGACAGTCATCTGTCTTTTGCCAATGGAACGTGGGTTGATAAATCGGTTTCCCTTTCCCATTCTTTCAAACAACTTGTGGCAACTCATTACAAGGCCGCTCTGGCTTCAACGGATTTTCGCAAGGGTGATCAAGTGTGCCGTGAAGTGAATTCGTGGGTTGAAAAAGAGACTAAAGGCCTTATAAAAAACCTTCTTCCTCCCGGTGCAGTGGACAAAACAACCGGGCTTATCTTTGCAAATGCACTGCACTTCAAAGGTGTGTGGAAACACAAATTTGATGTTTCAATAACACGCGAAGATGATTTTCACCTCCTTAATGGTACCTCAGTTAAGGTTCCCTACATGAGAAGCAACGGAAACAAACAGATTAGgtttattagcacttttggtggTTTCAAAGTCCTCCGTCTTTTCTATGAACAAGGTAGAGATGACAAACGCCAAATCTCTATGTACATTTTTCTTCCAAATGAAAAAGATGGATTGCCTGCATTAATTGACAAGTTGGCTTCACAACCTGGATTCTTGAAAcacaaccttcttcttcttgatgaGCGAAAAGTGCAAGCACGTAGACTAAAGATTCCAAAATTTAAGATTTCTTTTGAATTTGAAGCTTCTCAGGTGCTGAAAGAGTTGGGAGTGGTTTTGCCTTTTTCTCAACGGGCAGGTTTTACCAAAATGGTGGAGGTGAACTCTCCTTCGGTGGGAAGCATATTTCACAAAGCTTCCATTGAGGTAAATGAAGAGGAAACTGTAGCTGTAGCGGCCACCGCTGCTCGTATGGTTTTGGGAGGAGCAGGACTTTGTCCTCATATAGATTTTGTAGCGGACCACCCTTTCCTCTTCTTGGTCCGAGAAGATATCACCGGAACAATCCTCTTTGTTGGGCAGGTGCTCAATCCTCTTGATGGAGCAGGCACGCCGGTGAAG GAGGATTTGGGAAAAAGAAAGCGGTTTCAAGGCAATGCTAAGAAGCTGAAGAAAATGTCTAGTGATTTTGAATCAAAGAAGACTGGGAAGgagaaagatgaagatgaaagtgCTGGCCATGAGGATGATAAGCCTGTGGTTCCACcaaagagaaagagatcaaGTAAAGTGAAGGGTGAAGAGGAGGATGATTTGTTTTTAAGAAAGCCGGGTAACGATTGGAGAAAGCTATGTTTGGCAAGGTTTTTTagctag